One Malus sylvestris chromosome 14, drMalSylv7.2, whole genome shotgun sequence DNA segment encodes these proteins:
- the LOC126598829 gene encoding late embryogenesis abundant protein At1g64065-like produces MAWKNSDAESLQSADELKRQKRIKLTIYIGIFIVFQIIIITSMSLTVMKVKTPKVRLGNISVQDLNSVQATPSFDTKFKTQIRVKNTNFGPYKFDASIVTFLYQGVIVGQVAIPMSKAGMLSTKKIEVEVSLSSRALSSSNLGREFSSGVLTLNSAANLTGKVELMFIMKKKKSSTMDCTIAFDLSSKTLKSLQCK; encoded by the coding sequence ATGGCTTGGAAAAATAGTGATGCGGAATCTTTGCAATCTGCTGATGAGCTGAAACGCCAGAAGAGAATCAAATTGACTATATACATTGGTATTTTCATTGTGTTTCAGATCATCATCATAACCTCGATGAGTCTCACTGTGATGAAAGTCAAGACCCCGAAGGTAAGGCTAGGCAACATCAGCGTCCAAGACCTCAACTCTGTCCAGGCAACACCTTCATTCGACACAAAATTCAAAACCCAAATCAGAGTTAAGAACACAAATTTTGGTCCATACAAGTTTGATGCTAGCATTGTCACGTTTTTGTACCAAGGCGTGATTGTCGGGCAAGTTGCTATTCCAATGAGCAAGGCTGGAATGCTTTCTaccaaaaaaattgaagttGAGGTGAGCTTGAGTTCAAGAGCACTGAGCAGTTCCAATCTTGGCAGGGAATTCAGCAGCGGGGTGTTGACTCTCAACAGCGCGGCTAACTTGACCGGAAAGGTTGAACTGATGTTtataatgaagaagaagaagtcttcCACCATGGACTGCACCATTGCATTTGATTTGTCATCAAAGACGCTGAAAAGTTTGCAATGCAAGTGA